Part of the Odocoileus virginianus isolate 20LAN1187 ecotype Illinois chromosome 27, Ovbor_1.2, whole genome shotgun sequence genome is shown below.
AAACAAATTCAGCATTAGACTTCCATGGCTAGTATTTCATTTGCTCAAATTTACTTTCTAAGAATGTATTGTTGAGCCCTAGACTAGActtttgcagttatttttcctttatactaTTCCCTTTGTTATGtaaatgtatcagttcagttcagttgctcagtagtatccaactctttgtgaccacatggactgcaacacaccaggcttccctgtccgtcaccaactcccgaagcttgctcaaactcacgtccatagagtcagtgataccacccaaccatctcattctctgtcgtccccttctcctcctgccttcaatctttcccagcatcaaggtcttttccaataagtcagttctttgcatcaggtggccaaagtattggagtttcagcttcagcattggtccttacaatgaatattcaatgaatattcctttaggattgactggtttgatctccttgcagtccaaggggccctcaagagtcttctccaataccacagttcaaaagcatcaattcttcagtgctcagctttctttatggtccaactctcacatccattcatgactgctggaaaaaccatagctttgactagacggacctttgttggcaaagtaatatataTGGCAAGCAATTTTGAGTAGCAGTATTATTTCACATCTCAACTGTCTCATTGCTTGTTTATTTATGCCTCTAAGagttctctgctgctgctaagtcgcttcagtcgtgtcctactcgcAAATCAGGGCCTCCTTCTGATCACCCTCTTCAAGGCCCCCTTCACTTCCTTGTTCCTCAAAGTATAGATCAGTGGATTTAGTGCAGGAGTGACCACGCTGTACATAATGGCAACAGTCCGGTCCTGGTCCATGGAGTTACCTGAGGCAGGAcgaatgtaaatgaaaaaaacaggACCAAATAAAAGAACAACCAACATGAAGTGGGAGGCACAAGTAGACAGTGCTTTACGAAGCATGCTGCAAGAATGAGTCTTGAGGAAAAGATAGACAATAATGTAGAAATAGGAGAGAAGCGTTAGAAAGAATGAGCCCATGGCAATGGTCTCTGTGACAGTATGAAGTAGCCACTCATTGAGGTCAGTGTCCCCACAGGCCAGCTCCAGCAGTGGCTTAACATCACAGAAGAAGTGACGGATGTGGTTGGAACCACAGAAGTTTATGCGAGATGTCGTTACTGAGTGCAGCAGGGCATGGAAAAAACCAATGATCCAGACAGTGACAGCCATCTGGATACAGACCTGATGATTCATGATAACAGTGTAACGAAGTGGTTTGCAGATAGCTACAAAGCGATCAAAGGCCATCACAGCCAACAACATGACTTCTGTGCTGCCCAGGAAGTGGAAGAAATGAAGCTGGCTTATGCATCCTAAGAAAGAAATTGCTTTGTGTGTAGAGAGGAAGTTCTCCAGCATCTTTGGCAGAGTCACCGTGGAGTAGCAGATATCTAGACATGACAGgtttcccaggaaaaaatacataggaGAATGGAGTCTTGGATCAGAGATGACGACTATCAGGATGGCTCCATTTCCAGTCACACTGACAAAGTAAATTATAAGAAtaataacaaagagaaaagactgCAGTTCCTGGATGTCTGTCATTCCCAAGAGAAGAAATTCAGTGATTGAAGTTTGGTTCagcatcactttaaaaaaaagacaagataatAGAAGAAGACAAACTTTAATGAGAACCAGTccttccagcccaggatttccTGCTGAGACAAATATGTCTTAAGGAATAGTGTTGCTGTTCTATGCAATCCCAAATCAGAGGTGGTGCCATATTTGGACTATTAGATTATTAAATACTAAGGCCACCTATCACTTATGGTCTATAagtcaaacatttattttctttacaagaTTTGtcattagtgtttttttttctcccagtaatTCAGAGTACATTGCAGCCTGCTATGTTCTCTGGTTGTGAACTTCTACATTCTTGTACAACTTTTCTCTTATCTTCCTAAGTTAACTCTAATAGGAAGCAACTTCTTAAGTATTTCACCACACTGCTGTCTCTATACCTCATAAGCTatcttaagtattttaaatttaaaacagttgacagaaatgaaaacattacaactacaaattcttttttaaaaaaccaaaatgttctttcaaataatagtaataactttTCCTCCTCTTAGAATGTTAGTGGAGCTAGTGGTGTTCTTATACTGATCTCTTTCCGACCCTCACACTTTGAAAAGTCATAAAACCTTACTGGGGTAAGAaatgtgctgtgctgtacttagtcgctcagtcgtgtccgactctttgtgaccccatggactgtagcccgccatgctcctctgtccatgggattctccaggcaagaatactggagtgggttgccatgccctcctccaggggatcttcccaacccaggaattgaaccgggttctcctgcattgcaggcagattcttcaccaggtGAGTACTACCAAGGAAATCCCGGCTGAGAAATAAAACCACATTAATCAGACAATAGCCAGaggtatatttgaaattttattactgCTTTATGTGATGGTGAGCTTAGTTTTTCCCTACAAtctgagaaaatataaatttatatgtaaatataaattttctcAAAACAGGATCCCCAAGTTAATACTTTGATGACAAATGTTATTATGCTTCTTCTCTCTAGTTGCCCTGGGACTCTTTTTCATTTCCCAAATTGCCAAATCCCTGGATAAGAAAAATGCTTCCTCAAATGAGCTCACTAGTTCCTTATTTTACCTTACACTGACCTATCTTTGATGTATGTATGAGTTCAACCCTCTTAAAATCTTATGTTTTCTGAATGATTTGCTTTCTGaagttccattttcattttgtcttcaatAAATTTGCTCttcaaatattaagaaatattctAGCCCAAGTGCGATTTACCTTCTTCACTTCTagttctgttgcaggaagggggaccccttccagggcccaaaactgggctcttgtctaacactcggaaataaATTGTCTGAGAAGACACatctgctgacaaagcaagagattttattgggaaaggggaccagggtggagagcagtagggtcagggaacccaggagaacagctctgccatATTGGCTCAGTCttggttttatggtgatgggattagtttctgggttgtctttagcaaatcattctgactcaaagtccttcctggtggtgtacaccttgttcagccaagatggatgccagtgagaaggattctgggagatggtcggatatgtggtgtctccttttgacctttcctgaactcttccagttggtggaggcttattagttccgtgttccttaccaggacctcctggtgtaaaacaactcatgcaaatggttacagtggtgtctggccagggtgggcggtttcagtcagtgtgcttcccttAACAGTTCTGTCACTGTGTCACTGGCCAAGTCTATTTGCTTTATATCAACTCTTTCCCAAATCGTCACGAATTTCTCTCACTTGAaaattgtgttttctcttttgcctcttctattaaataaaattcttGTTTTCTACTACAGGAATacattaatttaatttcattggtGGGACTGAAGCCTTTTCTTTAGTGAAGGCTAAAACTCTTAAGGAATTGTAAGGAAATTAGCTGTAATGAAGTTTGATATTTGACTAAATTTGCCCTATTTACTGAAAGGCAGGAAACCTTTTGAATCCTTTTTTCCTCTATTATTTACAAAGTATATTGTTTTCCTTCAGGTACCCTGACAAAAGCAGATATAATTAGATAAATTTGCTTCctctttgttccttttatttgCTGATGTTATGATTTAGCCCTTGCATATTGTAAGGGAAGAAGCAAAGGTGGGTAGAAAACTTATAGATATGAAGGCACTGAGAAAAAAGTAAGAGCTATAAGGAAATTTGTATAGAGATGTAGATATTGGAGAGGTGGATAGTTCAATTTTGAGAAATAACTGAGGTCAAAAGAAAGTGATTTGACTAGAGTAAAAAAGTGAACGGACTTGGAAACACTTTGAAGGAAATCATAGAGTTTCAGGTTTATCTctgaaagaaaaattgagaaaattatcTGATCTCTACACATCTTCAAAAAGGGTTATTTCAAATAACTCAGTAGTTTTTTTTGACAGCAtgtatattttgcttatttaaataattttatcatcactgtttaaaataaaaatgatatgccAAATATCATCTTGGTTTTCTGACCAACCTGAAAAGTATTATCAAAAATTATTCTgggaataaacaaaacaaaacacaacacacacacacacacacacacaacacacacacacctttcctaatttctaaagaaaattaacaattagattcttctttttaaattatttctttcactatGTCAATATTTAGACATTAAAGATTCAGTTCGAAGAATGTCTAGAGAAGCAGAAGCATTGAATGAGGAATGTGACATAGCAATACAGCTGTGAGAAGTAAGTGCCTTCATAATCCACAAACACAATGAGGAGTCCATCGTAAGACAGGAAGTCAGCTCTTAACGCTGGGTGTTTAATTTTCATACTAGCAAGCAGACAGATCACTtactaagaaatagaaaatatgggcAACTTCCCAGCCGGTcttctattttattctcttacCTGATTGGGTATTCAGATTCATAGGTAAGAAAGCTTTTTAACTTGACCCTCCTAATGATAATaaacagtagaaaaatatttgaaaggatgGTTCTTGCTGAGATTGTAGTATAAGCTCTTTATTTTGAGaagtcttttcttccctttctaaaAATTTGCCTGCCTTTTTATGGGTCATATATTTCTACACAAGAAAATCCTAGGGGAGAATGTCTCCTGGGTACCGAGAAGAATTGCTGTAAGAAGAAACAGAATGGTTTTCACACATACAACATGATGAGGTAAGCTTGGGGAATTCTTTTCTTTAGTTCCATTtggtttttttcattctttctattttctttattgtttttgtcCCTTTGTTTCAGAATCATAGACAGCAGTAGGATTTCAGTGGCTATTCAATGTCCTTTCATTTCTTAGGACAAGGGTATaaattcactttttcattttggaaattatCTTGGAAATACTCTTTGGTGtatatgatgaaaagaaaattggTAATATAAGTTAAGGAATGGGAATCACATTAGCATCATGGCAGAGTGAGATACTCCTTGTATCTTTCCCCTTCAATTTATAACCAGTGAAACACCCACAGGTCAACAAGGTGCCTCTGCCAAACACACCAGCATGTCAGAGAATTTCACTCATCTTTTCATGTTAAAGAGGGTGAACTGGAACTTATAAAGGAGGCAAAATTGAGGAACAGCAGAAACGGTGCCTACAATCCCAGCATACCCCTTGTGCCCTGGCCACAGCAGGTGATAACAAAGCCCCAGAGAACCCAGTAGTAGCAGGTGGTGCCCATGACTCTGACTTCCCAGCCACAGTGGCACTCAGAGCCAAAGTAAATGAGCATCAACAGTGAGGTCTGTGACCCCATCCCTCCAGCTGTAGAGGCATCCATGACTTGGGCCCCCAACCCCCCAACCATAGTGGCAGCTTCCACATATGCCACAGCactggacatgacagaagcaccAGTGACCCCAATTCCATCTTGATAACACGTGGTAGATAATGAATGGGAAAGGGGAATGAACCTAACTTTTACCGAGCGCCCTTTGTGAGTCAGGGATAATACACTTTATCCATCTTGctatcaatttttcatttttgttgcttttcagGAGTTCCTTGCTATGTAATATGTTGCAAATATTATATAAAGATAACATTTATTGTGTGCTCATTTTATGTGTAAATTATTGTTCTGAGTTCTTTACCTGTGtcagattatttaatttttacaaaagcCCAATGAGGAGGATATTAAAATCATACAGCACAAAAACCCaaggcttgaaggattttaacaaatttccaaatttatagcaatacaatgtGAAACTAGGATTCAAAGTGAATCACAAAatctaatactttaaaatatcacCCATTCTTGGTTCcagatcaagatggtggagtaggaagTTCCTGAACTCACCTCCACCCATGAACACACCAAAACTACAAATGTATATAAGACAACTATCTCTGAAAACAGACCAAAGACTAGCAGAACAGATTCTATACAACTAAGGATATAAATAAAAGGCCATATCAAGATGTATATGAGGGGCAGAGATGTGGTCTAGTCAGAAACCAGACCTTGGTGTGGCAACCAACAACCAGGTGGGCTACCACAACCTCAGAGGTCCCCTTTGGTAGGCTAGCTATGAACACTGTGCATGCTCGatcagttgcttcagccatgccTGACGTTTTGCAagtctatgaactgtagcctgctaggcttctctgtccatgggattctccaggcaagaataccgaagcatgccctcctccaggggatcttcccaaccccaggatcactccctggtctcccacattacaggcagattctttaccatctgagccacaagggaagcctgagaatactggagtgggtagcctatcccttctccaggagatcttcctgacccaggaattgaaccggggtctccagcattgcaggcagattctttaccagttgagctatcaggaagtgaagtcgctcagttgtgtccgactctttgcgaccccatggactgtagcctaccgggctcctcagtctgtgggattttccaggcaagaatactggagtgcattgtcatttccttctccagaggaccttcccgacccagggatcgaacccaggtctcccgcagtgtaggcaggcgctttaccatctgagtcacaagtcTGCAAATATTAAGCCCGCCTTacttgttttgcaaataagatcatctatactatTTTCCTAGATGagctgaatgggaaggaagtccaaaaaggaggggatatatgtttatgtgtatgtatgactgattcgTTTTgctgtaaagcaactctactccaataaaaattaatttaaaaagaaaaaaagaccaagtTGAACTAAGGACAAGATACAAATGCTGTATGttgaaaattaacatttttttcttagataaattaaaattttttagtctcttctttaaattaaatttgttatttagtggttaatttttatttgacCATTAAAAATATGGAGTGTGAAAGAGTAAAATCATTTCTGAGATAAATGTGTTACCTGGAAGTCAGTTTTGTTGTCTATGTGGCTTTTGTCCTTATCTATaagttttgtctttatttttctttctcacgcCCTAAATTTTGGTGTCAACAAAAATTTGCTATttggatctttgtttttttatttcatgctATGTAATCTTCATTAGTTTCATGAGTCAAATGTTATCTTCTTCCACATAACATGATTTGTTATTATCTAACTCTTGAGTATCAGTTTAATATATTCAAACATTCTTTGGAGATTTCtgcttgaaaaataataataagagctAACATTTGTTCAGCACTCTGTGATAATCACTGTGCTCATGTCTTgtacacatttttcatttaatctcAGTGCCCTGATAGACCAGAAAACCTGagtcatttaaaattcatttctttgccAAAATAAGCTTTTTCTCTGAATGCCTTTTTACGTCAATAACTTTACCATTCCCCAAATTTCCTCACCCAAGTTTTAACCTTtagctctttttaatttttctttcccctttggctgaaaaataaacatgacCACAAAATGTACTACTTTTTTTCTTCACAGTGATtttgatttttatccttttctttcctttttaatatcaTCACTTACACCTCACAATCAAGCTTTCTTAACTTCACAACTACATCATTGCATTAACTTCCAAATGATTTTTCTTTGCCTCTAGTATTTATATTTAGGAAAAATCTGCATAGAATTCTTGGATTAATTTTCTATTGTTGTGTTCCCCCCTACCCCCATCACTCTTTTCATTTAAACTCTTAACTGATTCCCAGTTACTTAGAAGACAAGCCATAATTTCTTAACCTGAAATTTCATCTTTCATGATCTgtattcatgcaaagatggatgaATATTTACCAGCTAAAgtgaagaagatatttttaatctGAAGGTGAGATTAGGCCAGATACCCAAGTGAGAGAAAAAATCTTGGACCTTCATTCTGTGTGATCCTAGAAATGTTCAAAACTTATGGGGACCTCAGTTTGTTTTCATTGCCAGTTGAATAGGGGTAGCAAATAAACACGATTGGAACAGGAATGTCTAAAGGCTTTAAAGTCTCCTAAGTCTGTCTCTTCTGAGGAGAGCTCTTATGAAATCACCATGAAGGATTACCATTTATCTGAGACTTTTCTATTTCAACTCCCTAAAGCAGCATATTCTGCTTCTGTAACATCCAGAACACGTCATTTAATTAGGGATGCTGGGCTCTTGTTAAATGTTTCTAACAGCATGGAAACTCCAGGGACAATAAGTCTGTCACTTCAAGAGTTCATAAAAGAAGCCTTGTACCAGGTTTTGGGAATTCGAATTTGAACATCTATTCTCATATTCTCTTTTCTACTATAAGtaagtgtttttctttgttcttattcTCCTATTCTTCCACCTCCTTTTCCCCACCTTCCTACTTCTTATTTCAGCCTGATTCTTAGATTTACTGTTTTTCTTCAATCAccctctttggaaaacagtagggaatagttaggaaaaaggaaatcaaagatcTCATGGAGCTTTATTTGTGGGAGACAATAAGATGTCCATCCTGTCTCTGGGTGTGTGGGGCAGCACAAGTGTCTGTAAACTGTGTAGCTTTCTTCAGCAATGTCATTTTTTAGCTATGGGAAAGGTGTTTGGCCCTCCAAAGTGTTTGATTTATCTGTTCTGCCAATATTGTGAATTCTTTTAATAAGAGACAAGTCATTCAGTCCATGACAGTGAAAAGGTAAAGGTCCTACTGGATGATAAAATAGTTTGGCATGATTTGGGATAAATGACTATGATCAAATACATATTATGTGAGAAACAAAGAcatgaaataaatttgtttagtCCAGAGTCAAAAGTTTCATATAGCAAAGTCCTTCATGAAGAAGAGAGACCAAACTTTACCTGTGGTTTCAGAATTCAGACCTAAaaccaaatatatgaaaaaacaataataatatctaccattcattgttatttttatgtACTACACACTAGGTTAAGTACTAAATGCATTGCCTCATTTAATGTCATAATTGTCTGATGAAAAagatatcattattttcatttaggGAGGAAGAGCTTTATGATTCATTCATGGTCACACAGGTAGTAAGTGGGTGGAATAGCTGCATTTTTTGTGTTCACACAGCTGGTAGGTGCAACCATTCTTCCAGTAGTAAAACACAGtgaccagggacttccctgatgatccagtggctaaaaGTCCTTGTTCCCAATACAGGGgtccagggtttgatccctggtcagggaactagatactaCATGCTGcaacttgatcccacatgccacaactaaaacatGGCTCAGTCAAAAAAACTCACAATgatcaaaatttttttctaatacttgGATTTGTCTACAGATGGAATAGCCTCCCTTTGCAGAGTTTACATCTCCCATCAATTCAGTATACAATTTTAGATTGGATTATCACCTTGcaaaatatagggcttccctggtggctcaaatggtaaagaatgctcctgcaatgctggagactggtttcaatccctggattaggaagatcccctggaggatggcatggcaacccactccggtattcttgcctggagaatccctatggacagagaagcccggtgggtgacagtccctggagttgcaaagagtcggacacgacagcaaCTAAGAACAGCATAGCAAAATATCAGTGGCCAGACTAGATGACCTTTAAAGGCTCCTTCCCAACTGGAGCTGGAATTCCCATTCTGTATGTTCCATAAGAGATGGTCCAAAATACCACATTGAATTTTCAGCACCAAGTACAATGCCTTAGATTCAGTAATGCTCACTGATTATATAAATAGCCATGGTTAGCCCTGACTTTGATTTCAATGTGGGAGAGGAGATGGATAGTGGTGGTACAGCAGATAAAAGCCTAAAGAAAAGGTTTTCTCAAGATTTCTACCTTTTTCATGAGTTTTCAATTAATATGTACAGTGTTATCATTTCTAGAGAACTCATTAATTAAAGGGAAATACTCAATTGTAGAGTTTTTCCTTCGCTTATCTGAACACTTTACAAAAACACCAACATAGGGTCAAGTAACACCAAACAAACCATTCTCCAAAATGGAGCTTTTCCAAAACAAAAGTTTCTCATTTGTATACTAGATAAAATGGTCAGATGATCCACAGGAAGGTTTGTTGTGTAAGTGAATTCATATTAAATCTTTCACTTTAATATTGATAATAATTCTGAAAGCCAGTTTATACTTTAGCTTAGTTCTAGTACTGAACTCTTGGGATTACTATTTCTCTGTCTTCCATTCAGTTCTCCACTGAGATGGAATTCAGCCAAGTACTGCCACCTGTAGACTAACTCATGAGGAATTTTCTTCATGGAAAGCTTATTTTTCATGATACTGAAATGATGCAGGGGAACCaggaaattaaatagaaataaaataacttacaTTTACTAAATGTATTTAATCTCATAATTTTTTGAAACAAGACTCTCAGTCTTAATCTCAGTTTCATTAATATTTCCTTGATATTTGTTCTTTGGGTCTTAAACCAAAACATATTTCTAGGGTGTGTTTTGGAAACAGTTTGGCCAACCTAGGGGGAAACAgctaaataattagaaataaaaagttactGATTATTACCATGGATACTATGTtgcttttttacctttttttttttttttactattttttattttgacaattttaagcatataatatatacaaaattttatcCTATGTCCAAGAGATACAAGTTTTAAATTATCCTTTATTTTGTGtggaaatgtttataaatttgaTCTTTGTCATAAGTATCTGAGTTGGAGCAATTCAAACTTTTCATGGATctggaaaaaacagaaatgggaAAGGACAATGGGCTTATGTCTCATCAAAGCCAATGCTGTCCCAGCAATATTTTACtcactattttatttcaaatttactcTTTGAGTTGTAATATGCTATGATCATAGTATACTTAATTTACTGAGATCATTAGTTGTGACACTGCATTGCCAAAACCATTGATGAcaaattgatttttaaacatttttgattcTTCATCGTTCTAAACAACCATTGGATCACTGGTCAAACTAAAACTGTTTACTTTTACATcataacatataaatatttttctggaattttggaGACAGAGagtttataataattttacatatgactcagggcttcccctgtggctcagctggtaaagaatctgcctgcaatgcaagagacctgggttcaatccctgggttgggaagatcccctggagaagggaacagctacccactccagtattcttgcctggagaattccatggattgtataggctgtagagttgcaaaaagtcagatatgactgagtgactttcaaatcACATATTACTCAACAGGGaaccagaaaattaaaatgatcttCCTATGTTCAAACAGCTAGTGGATTATAGAACTGAGGAGGGAACCTAGGTATTCTGACTTGTTGTGAGCAGTATTCTCTTGtttgtttcatgttttctctGGTCAGCTAAGGTTGCTGTTGGTGACCATACTAGTTATagtcagaagagagagaagtTTGACTTTAAAATTTCCTGCCCTGAATGCAGatacaggacttagtgactaaaccaccaccaccatcacgaTATTTGAGgctaaaaagagacaaaattattatttaaaatttttatttatttacttggtctTGCTTTTACAGCAGTGAAATCTCCAAATCCTAATCACTGGAGCACAAGGGAAATTGTATGACAAAACTTAGAGCACTGGAGAGTGGTTTCAATAACTAATTCCATTGATAACATTGTCATCTTCAAGTCTTAGTGTCATGGTTTGTAAGAGTCTGTTCCAGGACATGCTTACTAGTGTCAACTAttgttttttaagataaaattttatcaaaGTACATGGTATCACATTATGAAACTATCTTGTTTTTGGAATTTTCTattccactttcattttcttaaaatataacttaaataaaaaccataaaaatcaATCT
Proteins encoded:
- the LOC139031549 gene encoding olfactory receptor 12D1-like gives rise to the protein MLNQTSITEFLLLGMTDIQELQSFLFVIILIIYFVSVTGNGAILIVVISDPRLHSPMYFFLGNLSCLDICYSTVTLPKMLENFLSTHKAISFLGCISQLHFFHFLGSTEVMLLAVMAFDRFVAICKPLRYTVIMNHQVCIQMAVTVWIIGFFHALLHSVTTSRINFCGSNHIRHFFCDVKPLLELACGDTDLNEWLLHTVTETIAMGSFFLTLLSYFYIIVYLFLKTHSCSMLRKALSTCASHFMLVVLLFGPVFFIYIRPASGNSMDQDRTVAIMYSVVTPALNPLIYTLRNKEVKGALKRVIRRRP